GAGAGAGAGTGGGAAAGAGAAAGatagagaggaagagagagagagaagtaGAGAGAGAAGAAATGAGAGTAAAGGATGAGAAGAGAGAAAGAAGTGTGAGATaaggagagagagaatgagagagagagtgagacaGAAGATAGCAGTAGATAAAAAAAACTCTTCTTTTGAGTTTCCTCAGTTTATCTCAAGGTTGTTTGAGTAGCGAACTCTTGTTCGCCATCCGAAGTACAGAATGTAAAATTTTCTTTATTCAAACCCTGGTTTGTTCAAAATCTGAGATGTTCTAAAACCGAGGTTGGACTGTAATAGTTAGGGTtagccatagacctattaactatagttaataggtctatggggTTAGCAAAGATGTGCTAGTTAAGGTAAGCATAACCGTTATGTTTGCTTCCGTCACCGGCTAAAGATCTCCAAATTGCTGTAGGTACCTGCTAGCTGACTGCTGCTGTTGGAGGTATCAAGAGGATCAAACTCTTGGAGGGGGTCAGAAAAGTTGCTACCATCTGGGCACGGAGTAGATATGTCGTTATGGCAGGTTGAGCACCTGCAGAGAAAAATCACAAACAATGATTGAGAAGACTAGGAGAGTTCGTTGTCTAAGTCGTTACAGGAAAAGAGAATTGCATCAATCTCTAGCGATCTCGCTAAGGTAGTCAGTGATGGTCATATTATTAAGGAAAGcctaaaatttatatttacccAGCTCTGCAGACGTTCGTGTCACCTGGTTTCCCACAGCTCTCGGCAGCTTCCTTATACGTAACCTCACAGTTGTATGCCCTGTGTAGCAGTTAACCATATCAATGGATTGATAAAGGACATTACTAACTTCCGCTAGTGGTTACTCGCCAGACCGTTATCGTCTGGTCATTCGAGGTGTAAAGGTATGGAAATATAGAAAAGAAATCAGTGTGGAACTCAGTGTTAACCGATTCAACCACAGCTAAATTTTGGTTAAACTTAATGATCCTATTGGGCTATTTTGAGATAAAACAATCTGCTAACAGCATGCTGTTAAACAGTCTTTCATGTAGAATTACTAAATTTCCAATGAATTTCCAATTACTAAGGTCCAATGAAGCATCAGCTTTTCTGTAACTCGTTAAAAATTACATTGATATTTGTCTACTCAAAAAACAAGATAATTAGCACTCAGGGGTCTCAACTTAACTCTTTTATCAATAGAAAGAGGTCAGGCCATAAATTACAGAAGCTGTTCCCTCCACAGGTGAGCACTGACAGATAATATGAATATGGAAACCATTAAGGTCAACTTTTTTGTATAAACTGTGAAAGACTCAGATGGCATAATTGAGCTTCCTGCAAAAAGATCTTTTTGTTCGGACAGAAACAGAAAAGCAGGcatttttaacaaataaatacaaatttagTAGCATTTTCACCCTATAAAACACAGAAAATAGAAAATCTAAATTTTGAACATTTGCACGAGGGTATAGAGTGTATGCTGCTCTTTTTCAAAAACAAGAGGACCAAAAAAGGTCTGACACTACTAATCTAGGAATATTTTGTAGTAAGGTTGCTACTTGAAGTGACCATGTTCTTATTACCCATAAGTCTTATGTATGTCATGCAACTTTTCACTTACCCGTAAGTCTTACGTATGTCATGCAACTTTTCACTTACCCGTAAGTCTTACGTATGTCATGCAACTTTTCACTTACCCGTAAGTCTTACGTATGTCATGCAACTTTTCACTTACCCGTAAGTCTTACGTATGTCATGCAACTTTTCACTTACCCGTAAGTCTTACGTATGTCATGCAACTTTTCACTTACCCATAAGTCTTACGTATGTCATGCAACTTTTCACTTACCCGTAAGTCTTATGTATGTCATGCAACTTTTCACTTACCCGTAAGTCTTACGTATGTCATGCAACTTTTCACTTACCCATAAGTCTTACGTATGTCATGCAACTTTTCACTTGAGTCTTAAGGAAAAAATTATGACCTTTTATTACAAGCAAAAAATACTCATCGACCTGCTAATCAGCTGCCCACACAGAGTGACAAGAGCAGCCATCACAGCCTAGCAGAAACTAGAAGGCATTTGCAGTAAGGGTTCTCAGAGCACCAATCACCAAGGAAAGATACATACACTgctttaaaaacagtaaaaatggATTGGAGTAATCTCCTGCTGTAGAACCCTATCAACTAAAAATGTGCATGACATAGCAAAAACCTGAGTTGATAAACGAGCATCTAGTAaaatgtaagatagagctgcaCAGCCtgaaaataaataatatcattAAGACTAACAATAACAGTTATTTATATGGGATAAGGAAAAAGTTGAAAAGAATTGAATAAGGCCATAAACCGGTGAAACCAATTATGGCGATCTGCTCATAGAGACTAATTAGTATAtttcaaaaaaggaaaaaattaaaaaccacACTATGTTTACAGTTCTTGTGCTGACAAGTTTGGCACAGagcaaacaatatttttttaaataaaaaattttttttgaaatctcgtcgtttaaataaaaaaatattccaAAAGAGAGAGGCGACATTTATAGAAATGAAATAATAGTTAAGGTACCAAAGTTAATACAGTCCTCCAACCATCCTAGCATATAAACAAGATTGGCAAACTCAGACGCACTTTAAAAGCACTCTGGAATGAAGAGAAATGAAAGTAGGTCTACAGATATTCCTTCACAAAAATGCTTTAAATTCAACATAGATCAATTATAAGGAAGCATAACAAGTCAAGGTTGATTTCCGCAGGTTATGTCTATCAGCTGATTAATTTCTACTAAAAGAGAAATTAACGGGCTAAAGAGTTCTTACAGATATGTCAGGTTACATAAAGGGGCAAGTGTCACCACAGAGAAGTAACTCGGAGAAAGCATGGACAAAAATTGTAAAACCTTCAAATATAACTTAGCCAGTTATAAGAGAGGAATCGCACTCAACAGAAGGAAGTGAGGGGAGTACAGACAGCATGACACTTAAAGACAGGTAGAGGTTTTAAGTGTTAGATGAGAGTTCTCCTGTGTACCGCTCACTATATGGAAAGCAGCTGATGCAAACTAAGCAAAAGGAACACTATTCTATGAATGCTGCTGCCTGACAGCGACAGCAAGTATAGATTTACCCCCGTATCTACAGTATATTTTCATTACATTTAGGTTGTGAAAACTCTAAATACGTAGTTTGTATTTTACTGTCCAGAGTAAAACGGCAAGAAGTTTATTTGCTTGATTCTGAGATATCTATATAACAGCGTATTGTCTTAGTTCCTTATGTACACATCCCCTACTCCTTTCATGTAATCTTGTGCTGGGTACAACACAGTGCAAATGGCTTTTGAATAAACTTAATTGTAAATGACAAGCAAAAGGCAAACCAAACACGGTGATGTTCCGCTCTAATCGTTACTAAATTGAGTAATTACCGAGCGATTACCGAGTAATGAGAACATGTATGTAGGAGAACCAAAAATATTCTGCAGTATTTAGCTAGACTTTCTATACACAaagaatattttgaaaatactaACAAGGCTTGATGAAATGGGTTGAAAAGAAACTAACCTGAACTTGGACTTTGTTAGAGCTTTAGCGATCGCTAGCTGATATCTGTTGGTCGCTAATCGTGACTTGTTAACGATGTTCATGATCGTTCCTCCAAAGCCGTAGTGAGCCGAAAAAGCGAACTTATAAAAGCCTCCCTGGGAGTACGCGATGGACATGACATCCGAGTTTAACGTTCGACCTGAAATTGTTTAACCAGACTCAATATATTGAGCGTTTGCAATAAATCTTAATATTTTGGTCTCAATGAGTAAAACATTGCCGGGAAGCACTAGCAATGCTTTTGCGCTACCGAATGACATCATCAGTGCAAAGGCGCTTCAAATTGCTCATAGACACAAACATATAGATCTACAATAAATCAAGTCTGTTGCTGGCCTATGTAAGCTCTCTAGTAGAATGCAGAACACAACAAAGAAAGAACagagtttttttatgtttgttcaTGTATTTACTCACCATAGACAATATCCAAGGCAGCTGTCACCATGTCACTAGTTCCATACGCTGTATGGGCGATTGTGTTAGAGCTGCCGCAAGGAATGATGCCTATTGGGATGTTACAAGGTTGTAGCCGATCTTTTGTACCAACAACAATACCGCTGTCAAACTGTACCTTTTTTATTAAAGCATCGACAACAGTAGTTACTATAGAATCTCCAGCTGCTACTAGAATGCTGCAAAAGACCAGCATGTGCTCCATTAATCAGCAGATCAGCAGACCAGCAAGTAATTTATGTATGGCTACATCAGCAAGTGATCTACGAGTGAGGACATGACTCAGGCATTGTTCTATTAGGcacatgtatatctgtatatctacAGATGTTTTGTTGCTGGTGTTTTCAGATGGTGGTGTTTTTCTTGGGCACTCATCAGTATTACGAGTGAATGCAGTGTCAAGGTGTATTTAGAGAGTATGTCTGGCAAGCTTTTTAGAAGTAATCATGTGGTGCAAGTGTTTGACAAGTAAATACGTAAAAGAGTACAGTGAGTGATGCTGAAGCTCTAGTGTTACGGTGCTAGAAAGAATAGTTGGGGCGCGATCAGCGATGACAGACTTCCACGAGATTCTAATTACCTTCTGAGATAGCTTGGGTTCTCAGAACAATAAAGGCAATAGCCTATTACCAGTGGTACGACTTGAAGAGCGTATGCAAGGGACGTATTGTAATATGATGGATGATATCAAGAGACAGGATTCTCACCAGTCATATTGGGACAAATCCAAAGATTCAATATCCTTTACTATGCGCTCCACCTCCACACTTTCTGAAACCAGCATACAAAGAACTAGTGCACTGTACAAAGGTACGATACAACTAGTACAGAGTACAAAGGTAAGATACAACTAGTACAGAGTACAAAGATAAGATACCACTAGTACAGTGTACAAAGGTAAGATACAACTAGTACAGTGTAAAAAGGTACGATACAACTAGTACAGTGTACAAAGATAAGATACAACTAGTACAGTGTACAAAGGTAAGATACAACTAGTACAGAGTACAAAGGTACGATACAACTAGTACAGTGTACAAAGATAAGATACAACTAGTACAGAGTACAAAGATAAGTTACAACTAGTACAGAGTACAAAGGTAAGATACAACTTGTACAGAGTACAAAGGTAAGATACAACTAGTACAGAGTACAAAGGTAAGATACAACTAGTACAGAGTACAAAGATAAGATACAACTAGTACAGAGTACAAAGGTAAGATACAACTAGTACAGTGTACAAAGATAAGACACAACTAGTACAGAGTACAAAGATAAGATACCACTAGTACAGTGTACTAGTGGTAAGATACAACTAGTACAGTGTACAAAGGTACGATACAACTAGTACAGTGTACAAAGATAAGATACAACTACTACAGTGTACAAAGGTAAGATACAACTAGTACAGAGTACAAAGGTACGATACAACTAGTACAGTGTACAAAGATAAGATACAACTAGTACAGAGTACAAAGATAAGTTACAACTAGTACAGAGTACAAAGGTAAGATACAACTTGTACAGAGTACGAAGATAAGATGCAACTAGTACAGAGTACAAAGGTAAGATACAACTAGTACAGAGTGCCAAGGTAAGATACAACTAGTACAGAGTACAAAGGTACGATACAACTAGTACAGAATACAAAGATAAGATAAACTAGTACAGAGTACAAAGATAACATGCAACTAGCAGAGAGTATCAGAGTggttaaaaaatacaatgaGTATAAAGAGCAATAACAATGATACTTCACAGTTACTCGTACATGTACATCCAATCATATGGTTTTTTGATCCACATGACATAATAGAGAAGTCCCCTTACAGGTCAAAATGGTGCCAGCAATACAGACCTAAGGTATCAAATTTCAGTTTGGCCTCTTTGAAAATAGGTAAAACATTGGACGTATAGTCACTCTTCAGATGACTCTCCAGACTTTGATAGCATCTAGCTAGTCTTGGTCTTCCTGTAATCGCTGCAAGAGATAAGCAAACAATAGTAttacaacatatttatataggGTAATGTTACCAAGTGTTTACCTTTCAGTTAAACTTTGCGTAACAAGCCTAACAAACAGGGATCACATTATAACAGCGAGACAGAACTGATCGAACCATGTGAGAAACTCTATTTAAAATCTTACACtttaaacattgaatttattgTACAATATCACCAgtcaatttatatattatacaaattaTAGTAGTATTGTATTGATACCAGTCAATTTATCTTGCTTTCTGCAATAAAATCATTATTTATATCACATGTAGTTCATTCAAATATTCCCTTAGAAACATGCAGCAAatataaatgttgttatatttctttatacatgtacatatttataaatatatttatagaaatttaaattgaaagtaaatcagtttctttcttttttaaaacatttatataaacaatatcACATCAGAGATTAACTATTTAATGTTAACacaataaatatgtaaaaataaaacatacttgTGCACAAAGAACTGTACTACATGtgattatattgtattatattatattgttatcaCAAATATGGAAATAAAATGACACACTGCAACGCTATCAAAATTTTATCTTCGTTAAAAGTTAAAACGAATCGCTTAGATGTCAACATAACAAATATTTAGAAATGCGATAAACCTTCAATaatttattgttagaatatgCATGGTCATCAGGCTCTCCATTTCCATTACTCTCACCATAggcctattaactatactatactatcaactatattatagttaataggtctatgactcTCACAGAGGCTTCACTACCCTAATAATTCCTGTAGTTCCCAACCTTACTCAACCAATATCGCGCTGTGAAACCTCGCAGTGTTACTGCTAAACTGACTCTGGTGTTACAAGGTATAAAACTTACATTTTAGAATCTGTTGAATTTCTGTGAGCCAGCTATTGCAGGTGACTTCACTCGGGTGGGAAAAAGACATTACATGGTGTTTGAGTCTGTTGTCATCCTTCTTTGAGTAGGTGTGTAAGTCAAAGCCGAGGTTTTGCCCCACTTTACTTGCAGACTTGGCTTTACCTCTCTTCAAACTAGCACCAAACAGGTCCTTGACCATAACTTCCATTTTATCTCCATCAATTCTCTTGATACTCGTTTTCCTGTTAGCTGATTCTGAAATTATAGATTACTAGAATGATAGTGAATGTATAAGATTCTCAGAGTTTAGTATTAGCATCAACAAACACTAGTACACTGACAGTACCTactgctgtgagagatcatcatgtggaataattatgtgcacaattattccacaatgcAGCGAGGTGATGGAGTTGTGTAGATAGTAGTGTGTTTGGCTGGAAAGCTGAATAATCAGGATCAATACCTGTGCGGTGCAACCTTTTTTTCTAACGCTGTTATATAGAaagtatttttgcaaaatactTGTAATGATGCGTATTTgaattgtatttttaaaacgaaactaataaaataagtgAAAGACTCACTTTTTAACCTTCCACTCACTAGCTTTAGTGTAATTGAAGACGGATACAGCATAACATCATATGATTTCTCTTCTAGTCCAAATATGCCAGTTAGCAAAGCCTCGTTCTTTTCACTAACGCCGAGCATCAGTTGCGGACCTTTCGCTCTGCCAGTCGGAGACACAGACATCTTTTTGGGAGTTTTGCAATGGTCTGATGCATCACTACTGTCGATATCAGAGCTCACATCACTGCTAATGTCTATGACATCTAGGTCTAGTGACCCATTCACATACCCACTCATAATCAGTGGGTAATGCTTGTCAACTGTATAGAGCGTCTGGCCTGGAAAATGAGGGAGTAGTTCAAGATGACATGGCAGCAGTTAAGTGTACTCTACATGTTCTGGAAGTTTCTATGTGGCAGCTCACTATTGTTGCCTCATGTAGAAGTG
The genomic region above belongs to Watersipora subatra chromosome 1, tzWatSuba1.1, whole genome shotgun sequence and contains:
- the LOC137410481 gene encoding ceramide kinase-like protein isoform X2; this encodes MSVSPTGRAKGPQLMLGVSEKNEALLTGIFGLEEKSYDVMLYPSSITLKLVSGRLKKSANRKTSIKRIDGDKMEVMVKDLFGASLKRGKAKSASKVGQNLGFDLHTYSKKDDNRLKHHVMSFSHPSEVTCNSWLTEIQQILKSITGRPRLARCYQSLESHLKSDYTSNVLPIFKEAKLKFDTLESVEVERIVKDIESLDLSQYDCILVAAGDSIVTTVVDALIKKVQFDSGIVVGTKDRLQPCNIPIGIIPCGSSNTIAHTAYGTSDMVTAALDIVYGRTLNSDVMSIAYSQGGFYKFAFSAHYGFGGTIMNIVNKSRLATNRYQLAIAKALTKSKFRAYNCEVTYKEAAESCGKPGDTNVCRAGCSTCHNDISTPCPDGSNFSDPLQEFDPLDTSNSSSQLADLSMQDESNVIKGEFLSLGLYATPSSCDMAPLGLSKYSHMADGCLDLILVHSVERKEFMRFLKRNGNAKNQLDFPFVQSARVTEVSVHVRMPVGWSYRAQNYSEINDQAKQPKNRQTTQGDELIKVVADCDTSVIRELHISDSDSSGEEGSHSASSRTGSAANASLSDQNSVSGSKASAAGHVHAIHKYTETDRRITRRNAKDLKKEMKAKDKEHKRIKSVWNVDSSLCEETDLTFRVHQKLVTLYGTGMSADSSIEDVFCFPAI
- the LOC137410481 gene encoding ceramide kinase-like protein isoform X1; translated protein: MSVSPTGRAKGPQLMLGVSEKNEALLTGIFGLEEKSYDVMLYPSSITLKLVSGRLKKSANRKTSIKRIDGDKMEVMVKDLFGASLKRGKAKSASKVGQNLGFDLHTYSKKDDNRLKHHVMSFSHPSEVTCNSWLTEIQQILKSITGRPRLARCYQSLESHLKSDYTSNVLPIFKEAKLKFDTLESVEVERIVKDIESLDLSQYDCILVAAGDSIVTTVVDALIKKVQFDSGIVVGTKDRLQPCNIPIGIIPCGSSNTIAHTAYGTSDMVTAALDIVYGRTLNSDVMSIAYSQGGFYKFAFSAHYGFGGTIMNIVNKSRLATNRYQLAIAKALTKSKFRAYNCEVTYKEAAESCGKPGDTNVCRAGCSTCHNDISTPCPDGSNFSDPLQEFDPLDTSNSSSQLADLSMQDESNVIKGEFLSLGLYATPSSCDMAPLGLSKYSHMADGCLDLILVHSVERKEFMRFLKRNGNAKNQLDFPFVQSARVTEVSVHVRMPVGWSYRAQNYSEINDQAKQPKNRQTTQGDELIKVVADCDTSVIRELHISDSDSSGEEGSHSASSRTGSAANASLSDQNSVSGSKEGGMSEASAAGHVHAIHKYTETDRRITRRNAKDLKKEMKAKDKEHKRIKSVWNVDSSLCEETDLTFRVHQKLVTLYGTGMSADSSIEDVFCFPAI